The proteins below are encoded in one region of Tessaracoccus aquimaris:
- a CDS encoding ABC transporter substrate-binding protein — protein sequence MTKSKRWFAGVALALTGAFALTACTGATGGPGTEAPKPTGSAIDKGGELSGNIQFQTWSLKNEKFTPYFEKLIADFEKENPKVKVEWLDQPGDGYQDKILSQANSNTLPDVLNLPPDIAYPLVSAHKLLDLNTADPELKAKYNAGGWESYSQYPGVEGTYGLPWYLSSDASWWNLEQLQPYGVTADNLPKTVDELLTLAEKVAKESNGKVQLLSSIPTLDTFGSEGIEIINDKGEFVFNSDEAVKVVENYATAYKAGAMPAEALTGSYGGNAQAFIQEKVAFTTGGTGFSTDLAKDAPKLLEHTVATPRLGIPPLYVQGINVSAESKNPAAALAFAEYVTNVDNQVAFSTIATGTAPGTAEGSDQVVKAIASAITDPKQLAAIDTVFAAMKDAKALPFQWTGDMTTYMNQQMALAINGSAPAKDTLDKIVKYANDNRVDQ from the coding sequence ATGACAAAATCCAAGCGTTGGTTCGCGGGCGTGGCCCTGGCGCTCACAGGCGCCTTCGCCCTGACCGCATGCACCGGTGCGACCGGTGGCCCGGGGACCGAAGCCCCCAAGCCCACCGGCAGCGCCATCGACAAGGGCGGTGAGCTCAGCGGCAACATCCAGTTCCAGACCTGGTCGCTGAAGAACGAGAAGTTCACCCCCTACTTCGAGAAGTTGATCGCCGACTTCGAGAAGGAGAACCCTAAGGTCAAGGTCGAGTGGCTCGACCAGCCCGGAGACGGCTACCAGGACAAGATCCTGAGCCAGGCCAACTCCAACACGCTGCCCGACGTGCTGAACCTGCCGCCGGACATCGCCTACCCGCTGGTCTCGGCGCACAAGCTCCTCGACCTGAACACGGCTGACCCGGAACTGAAGGCCAAGTACAACGCAGGCGGCTGGGAGTCCTACTCGCAGTACCCGGGCGTCGAGGGCACCTACGGCCTGCCGTGGTACCTCTCCTCGGATGCCTCGTGGTGGAACCTGGAGCAGTTGCAGCCCTACGGCGTGACGGCGGACAACCTGCCCAAGACCGTCGATGAGCTCCTCACGCTCGCCGAGAAGGTCGCGAAGGAGTCGAACGGCAAGGTGCAGCTCCTGAGCTCGATCCCCACCCTCGACACCTTCGGCTCTGAGGGCATCGAGATCATCAACGACAAGGGCGAGTTCGTCTTCAACTCCGACGAGGCCGTCAAGGTCGTCGAGAACTACGCCACCGCCTACAAGGCCGGCGCAATGCCCGCGGAGGCCCTGACCGGCTCCTACGGCGGCAACGCACAGGCGTTCATCCAGGAGAAGGTCGCCTTCACCACGGGTGGCACCGGCTTCTCCACCGACCTCGCCAAGGACGCGCCGAAGCTCCTCGAGCACACCGTCGCGACCCCGCGTCTCGGCATTCCCCCGCTGTACGTCCAGGGCATCAACGTCTCGGCCGAGTCGAAGAACCCCGCAGCGGCCCTCGCGTTCGCCGAGTACGTGACCAACGTCGACAACCAGGTCGCCTTCTCGACGATCGCCACCGGAACCGCCCCCGGCACCGCCGAGGGAAGCGACCAGGTCGTCAAGGCCATCGCCTCCGCGATCACCGACCCGAAGCAGCTCGCGGCGATCGACACCGTCTTCGCCGCCATGAAGGACGCCAAGGCGCTTCCGTTCCAGTGGACCGGCGACATGACGACCTACATGAACCAGCAGATGGCGCTCGCGATCAACGGCTCCGCCCCCGCGAAGGACACGCTCGACAAGATCGTCAAGTACGCCAACGACAACCGGGTCGATCAGTAG
- a CDS encoding LacI family DNA-binding transcriptional regulator, giving the protein MAEKSAPPAAGRKKKRVTIADIAERAGVTSGAVSMAINGKRGVSDATRARILAVAKELNWRPSHAAQTLMGKNAEAIGLVLTRPAEVIGEEIFFAKFIAGVQAELSPHGYSLLLQMATDMASEIALHQAWMSDGRVDGILVLDPRVNDPRAQALTALDAPTIIVGGDIDTERMRSIRVDNGAAMRLIVQHLDDLGHTRIAFITGDQSFRHTQERMDEFAQFCIDHGIWGQTLSGNFDPELARLATSRLLAAPQPPTAIVYDSEVMALAGMRAITASSLSIPGDVSIVSWEDSTTCQVLHPTLTALNRDAVALGRVAAGQMLELLAHESTAPTAMEMHVVQRESTAAPR; this is encoded by the coding sequence ATGGCCGAGAAGAGCGCACCCCCTGCAGCAGGGCGCAAGAAGAAGCGCGTCACGATCGCCGACATCGCCGAGCGCGCCGGGGTGACAAGCGGCGCGGTCTCCATGGCGATCAACGGTAAGCGGGGTGTCTCCGACGCCACACGGGCCAGGATCCTCGCGGTCGCCAAGGAGCTGAACTGGCGCCCGAGCCACGCGGCGCAGACACTGATGGGCAAGAACGCGGAGGCGATCGGGCTGGTCCTGACCCGCCCGGCCGAGGTGATCGGCGAGGAGATCTTCTTCGCGAAATTCATCGCGGGAGTCCAAGCGGAACTGAGCCCCCACGGCTACTCGCTCCTCCTGCAGATGGCCACCGACATGGCGAGCGAAATCGCGCTTCACCAGGCGTGGATGAGCGACGGCCGCGTCGACGGCATCCTGGTCCTCGACCCGCGCGTCAACGACCCCAGGGCGCAGGCCCTGACGGCCCTCGACGCCCCGACGATCATCGTGGGCGGCGACATCGACACCGAGCGGATGCGAAGCATCCGGGTAGACAACGGCGCCGCCATGCGGCTGATCGTGCAGCACCTCGACGACCTCGGCCACACCCGCATCGCGTTCATCACGGGCGATCAGAGCTTCAGGCACACCCAGGAGCGGATGGACGAGTTCGCGCAGTTCTGCATCGATCACGGCATCTGGGGCCAGACGCTGTCCGGCAACTTCGATCCCGAACTGGCAAGGCTCGCGACCTCCCGGCTGCTCGCGGCCCCACAGCCTCCGACGGCGATCGTCTACGACTCCGAGGTGATGGCGCTCGCGGGCATGCGGGCGATCACGGCCTCCAGCCTCTCGATCCCCGGCGACGTGTCCATCGTGTCCTGGGAGGACTCGACCACATGCCAGGTGCTGCACCCGACGCTGACGGCGCTCAATCGCGACGCCGTCGCGCTCGGAAGGGTCGCGGCGGGTCAGATGCTCGAACTCCTGGCCCACGAGAGCACCGCCCCGACCGCCATGGAAATGCACGTCGTGCAGCGCGAATCAACCGCTGCACCTAGATAA
- a CDS encoding glycoside hydrolase 5 family protein yields the protein MKFGVNYTPRVGWFHHWVDYDPSEVARDFDTIKELGADHVRVFPLWPVFQPNPTYVSPVALRRLEETIAIAAERGLGVAVDGLQGHLSSFDFLPSWLLTWHRRNMFTDAFAMEATHRYLRDLAKACAGHDNVFALTIGNEVNQFTGAVHPEPHPATPRDITLWLDTMLSALREGAPGKDVLHSCYDASWYDDAQPFTLEHVARWGDITAVHAWVFNGTAQRFGPDSFETRAHARYMVEVARAFQVDPERPIWLQEIGAPRNVLPEASVEPFIRETVAQAAGAGLSGITWWCSHDVARGLGDYPELEYDLGLIDESGRIKREGRIVAEAVAEAASAPVDRGAAALELDLAGDGGRAALAPGGSFWSDYMTTARRFGHPRITLVGDRVGLGGLAHA from the coding sequence ATGAAATTCGGAGTCAACTACACCCCGCGAGTCGGCTGGTTCCACCATTGGGTCGACTACGACCCGAGCGAGGTCGCGCGCGATTTCGACACCATCAAGGAACTGGGTGCCGATCATGTGCGGGTCTTCCCGCTGTGGCCGGTGTTCCAGCCCAACCCGACGTACGTCAGCCCCGTGGCGCTGCGCAGGCTCGAGGAGACCATCGCGATCGCCGCCGAGCGGGGCCTCGGCGTCGCCGTTGACGGGCTGCAGGGGCATCTGTCGAGCTTCGACTTCCTGCCGTCGTGGCTGTTGACGTGGCACCGCAGGAACATGTTCACGGACGCCTTCGCCATGGAGGCGACGCACCGCTACCTGCGCGACCTCGCGAAGGCGTGTGCCGGGCACGACAACGTGTTCGCGCTGACGATCGGCAACGAGGTCAACCAGTTCACAGGGGCGGTCCACCCCGAGCCGCACCCGGCGACCCCGCGCGACATCACCTTGTGGCTCGACACGATGCTGTCGGCGCTGCGCGAGGGCGCCCCGGGCAAGGACGTCCTGCACTCGTGCTACGACGCGTCCTGGTACGACGACGCGCAGCCGTTCACGCTTGAACACGTCGCCAGGTGGGGCGACATCACGGCCGTGCACGCCTGGGTCTTCAACGGCACAGCCCAGCGCTTCGGCCCCGACTCCTTCGAGACGCGCGCGCACGCCAGGTACATGGTCGAGGTGGCCCGCGCCTTCCAGGTCGACCCCGAGCGGCCGATCTGGCTGCAGGAGATCGGCGCGCCGCGCAACGTGCTGCCCGAGGCCTCCGTCGAGCCGTTCATCCGCGAGACGGTAGCCCAGGCGGCGGGAGCCGGGTTGAGCGGCATCACCTGGTGGTGCTCGCACGATGTCGCCCGGGGTCTCGGCGACTACCCGGAACTGGAGTACGACCTCGGCCTCATCGACGAGTCGGGCCGCATCAAGCGGGAGGGCCGGATCGTCGCCGAGGCGGTCGCGGAAGCGGCCTCGGCCCCCGTCGATCGGGGCGCCGCGGCGCTCGAACTCGATCTCGCCGGTGACGGAGGGCGCGCGGCGCTCGCCCCGGGCGGTAGCTTCTGGAGTGACTACATGACCACCGCCCGAAGGTTCGGGCATCCGCGCATCACGCTCGTCGGCGATCGCGTCGGGCTGGGAGGACTCGCACATGCATGA
- a CDS encoding alpha-mannosidase — translation MHENQALTIGRVKRVLDERLRPAVYSYPHPLTIARHVVDGEPIPVSEGLAAEYAPTEVGQRWGRAWDTTWFRIDGEVPEAFAGRRVEIVADLGFDINMPGFQCEGLVYLADGTPVRSLNPRAQWIPVSKDADGGERLEYFIEAASNPVLLDYHPFLPTEQGDVLTASQDELYRIRRVDVCVFEGEVFELVHDVEVLVQLAEQLPEESARRAQILRALDRSLNRVNLQDVAGTAAAGRAELRDVLASPAEPSAHRLTAVGHAHIDSAWLWPLRETVRKVARTSSSMVTLLEEDEDFVYAMSSAQQYDWLKRERPEVFARVKQAVADGRFVPIGGMWIEPDAVLPSGESFIRQISHGQRFFRDEFGVECKGAWLPDSFGYTGALPQLLVGSGFEWFLTQKISWNQVNRFPHHTFWWEGIDGTRVFTHFPPMDTYNSQLSGEEVARAARQFKEKSVAKSSLAPTGWGDGGGGTTREMLARAKRMADLEGSPQVVLESPNDFFERAMAELPSPDVWRGELYLELHRATFTTQHHTKQGNRQSQRLLLEAELWASVAATRAGFDYPYDELDELWREVLLLQFHDILPGTSIAWVHREAEESYARIAERLEGIVSEALAALGVTLGEGPLVVNAAPVAELSVAAASVADAGAAVASEAKADGETFVLSSDLARVEIDGAGHVVSLVDLRTGREAIVEGERGNLLQLHQDFPNMWDAWDVDAHYLDMREDLDGPAEVSLDGASVVVRRTFGASSIVQRLALDATGRLLTIDCEVDWQEDEKFLKLAFPVDVFADEVLAETQFGYQHRANHTNTSWEAARFETHAQRWFLVQEPGFGVAFLNESSHGFDVTRVHGEHGVGNLARFSLLRAPKFPDPRADRGTHRLRLGVLVGADVADATTAGWAFEHPGRAASGESVAPIATSSNPAVIVSAIKLADDRSGDLIVRLYESRGGRAETRIALEVPGTVRVSATDLIERGDLGDLALEDGAVALTMRPFEVATLRVRR, via the coding sequence ATGCATGAGAATCAGGCACTCACGATCGGCCGCGTCAAGCGCGTCCTCGACGAACGGCTCCGGCCCGCCGTCTACTCGTATCCCCACCCCCTGACGATCGCCAGGCACGTCGTCGACGGCGAGCCGATCCCCGTCAGCGAGGGCCTCGCGGCAGAGTACGCTCCGACTGAGGTCGGGCAGCGCTGGGGCCGCGCCTGGGACACCACCTGGTTCCGCATCGACGGCGAGGTGCCTGAGGCGTTCGCTGGCCGCCGCGTCGAGATCGTGGCCGACCTCGGCTTCGACATCAACATGCCCGGCTTCCAGTGCGAGGGCCTTGTCTACCTGGCAGACGGCACGCCCGTGCGATCGCTGAACCCGAGGGCGCAGTGGATCCCCGTGTCGAAGGACGCCGACGGTGGAGAGCGCCTCGAGTACTTCATCGAGGCCGCCTCCAACCCCGTGCTGCTCGACTACCACCCGTTCCTGCCGACCGAACAGGGTGACGTGCTCACCGCGAGCCAGGACGAGCTCTACCGGATCCGGCGCGTCGACGTGTGCGTCTTCGAGGGCGAGGTCTTCGAACTTGTCCACGACGTCGAGGTGCTCGTCCAGTTGGCCGAGCAGCTCCCCGAGGAGTCGGCGCGCCGCGCCCAGATCCTGCGGGCGCTCGACAGGAGCCTGAACCGGGTCAACCTGCAGGACGTCGCGGGCACCGCCGCGGCAGGCCGCGCCGAACTGCGTGACGTGCTCGCCAGCCCGGCGGAGCCGAGCGCGCACCGGCTGACCGCCGTCGGCCACGCCCACATCGACTCCGCGTGGCTGTGGCCGCTGCGTGAGACGGTCCGCAAGGTGGCGCGCACGAGTTCGTCGATGGTCACGCTGCTCGAGGAGGACGAGGACTTCGTTTACGCGATGTCCAGCGCGCAGCAGTACGACTGGCTCAAGCGCGAGCGCCCCGAGGTGTTCGCCCGGGTCAAGCAGGCCGTCGCCGACGGTCGCTTCGTGCCGATCGGCGGCATGTGGATCGAGCCGGACGCGGTGCTTCCCTCCGGAGAGAGCTTCATCCGCCAGATCAGCCACGGCCAGCGCTTCTTCCGCGACGAGTTCGGCGTCGAATGCAAGGGCGCCTGGCTTCCCGACAGCTTCGGCTACACCGGCGCGCTGCCGCAGTTGCTCGTCGGCTCGGGATTCGAGTGGTTCCTGACCCAGAAGATCTCCTGGAACCAGGTCAACCGGTTCCCGCACCACACGTTCTGGTGGGAGGGCATCGACGGCACCCGTGTCTTCACGCACTTCCCGCCCATGGACACCTACAACTCCCAGTTGAGCGGCGAGGAGGTCGCTCGCGCGGCGCGCCAGTTCAAGGAGAAGTCCGTCGCCAAGTCCTCGCTCGCACCGACGGGCTGGGGCGACGGCGGCGGAGGCACCACTCGCGAGATGCTCGCCCGTGCCAAGCGGATGGCCGACCTTGAGGGCAGCCCCCAGGTTGTCCTGGAGTCCCCGAACGACTTCTTCGAGCGGGCCATGGCCGAGCTTCCCTCGCCCGACGTGTGGCGCGGCGAGCTCTACCTCGAGCTGCACCGGGCCACCTTCACGACGCAGCACCACACCAAGCAGGGCAACAGGCAGAGCCAGCGGCTGCTGCTTGAGGCCGAGCTGTGGGCCTCGGTCGCCGCGACCAGGGCCGGCTTCGACTACCCGTACGACGAGCTGGACGAGTTGTGGCGCGAGGTCCTGCTGCTGCAGTTCCACGACATCCTGCCCGGCACCTCGATCGCCTGGGTGCACCGCGAGGCGGAGGAGAGCTACGCCAGGATCGCCGAGAGGCTTGAGGGCATCGTCTCCGAGGCGCTCGCCGCTCTCGGCGTGACGCTGGGGGAGGGTCCGCTCGTGGTCAATGCCGCACCGGTCGCCGAGCTGTCGGTTGCCGCCGCGTCGGTCGCCGACGCCGGCGCCGCCGTGGCGTCGGAGGCCAAGGCTGACGGCGAGACCTTCGTGCTGTCGAGCGACCTGGCTCGCGTCGAGATCGACGGGGCGGGGCACGTCGTCTCGCTCGTCGACCTGCGCACCGGCCGCGAGGCGATCGTCGAGGGGGAGCGCGGCAACCTGCTGCAGCTTCACCAGGACTTCCCGAACATGTGGGACGCGTGGGACGTCGACGCGCACTACCTCGACATGCGCGAGGACCTCGACGGCCCGGCAGAGGTCTCGCTCGACGGTGCGAGCGTCGTGGTGCGCCGCACCTTCGGCGCCTCCAGCATCGTGCAGCGGCTCGCCCTCGACGCGACGGGCCGGTTGCTGACGATCGACTGCGAGGTCGACTGGCAGGAGGACGAGAAGTTCCTGAAGCTGGCGTTCCCCGTCGACGTGTTCGCAGACGAGGTGCTCGCCGAGACCCAGTTCGGGTACCAGCACCGCGCCAACCACACCAACACCTCGTGGGAGGCGGCCCGCTTCGAGACGCACGCCCAGCGCTGGTTCCTGGTGCAGGAGCCCGGCTTCGGCGTCGCCTTCCTCAACGAGTCGAGCCACGGTTTCGACGTGACTCGGGTACACGGTGAGCACGGCGTCGGGAACCTGGCGCGGTTCTCGCTGCTGCGCGCGCCGAAGTTCCCGGACCCGCGCGCGGACCGTGGCACGCACCGACTGCGGCTCGGCGTCCTGGTCGGCGCCGACGTGGCCGACGCCACGACGGCAGGCTGGGCCTTCGAGCACCCGGGTCGCGCCGCCTCGGGCGAGTCGGTCGCCCCGATCGCAACGTCCAGCAACCCCGCGGTGATCGTCAGCGCCATCAAGCTGGCCGACGACCGCTCGGGCGATCTGATCGTGCGACTCTACGAGTCGCGCGGCGGCCGCGCCGAGACCCGGATCGCGCTCGAGGTCCCCGGTACGGTTCGCGTGTCGGCGACCGACCTGATCGAGCGGGGCGACCTCGGCGACCTGGCCCTCGAGGACGGAGCGGTCGCGCTGACGATGCGTCCCTTCGAGGTCGCGACCCTGAGGGTGCGCCGCTGA
- a CDS encoding sugar ABC transporter ATP-binding protein, with the protein MADEPTLTLKGVSKRFGAVVALRDGELDLYPGSIHALVGENGAGKSTLVKIIAGLYHRDTGDFELEGRPVNFRSTADSKAAGIAVIYQEPTLFPDLSVTENVFMGRQLTKGMGMIDRPAMRAEVEGLMRRLGVQLDPDRPADGLSIADQQIIEIAKAISLDAKVLVMDEPTAALSGVEVDRLFAVARSLRDEGRALMFISHRFDEVFDLCDTITVMRDGAYISTMPTADTTTGQIVKMMVGRDVNELFPKLEATIGEPVLSVKGLTRPGVFSDITFDVRAGEIVALAGLVGAGRSEVARAVFGIDAYTEGSVTVGGALVKPNNPGAAMALGVALVPEDRRKQGLVVDAPVRTNLTDAIRQRLVRFGLITGARENVAARQWARKLEVKTSALDAVAGTLSGGNQQKVVLAKWLATDPKVLIIDEPTRGIDVGTKSEVHRMMSELACGGMAILMISSELPEVLGMADRVLVMREGRLTAALDRAEADPESVMRAATQAEEAA; encoded by the coding sequence ATGGCAGATGAGCCGACGTTGACGCTGAAGGGTGTCAGCAAGAGGTTCGGAGCCGTCGTCGCACTCCGCGACGGCGAACTCGACTTGTACCCCGGTTCGATCCACGCGTTGGTCGGCGAGAACGGCGCGGGCAAGTCCACCCTTGTCAAGATCATCGCGGGCCTCTACCACCGCGACACGGGCGACTTCGAACTGGAGGGCCGACCGGTCAACTTCAGGTCGACCGCCGACTCCAAGGCCGCCGGCATCGCCGTCATCTACCAGGAGCCGACCCTCTTCCCCGACCTGTCCGTGACCGAGAACGTCTTCATGGGGCGTCAACTCACCAAGGGCATGGGCATGATCGACCGCCCCGCGATGCGGGCCGAGGTCGAGGGCCTGATGCGCAGGCTCGGCGTCCAACTCGACCCGGACCGCCCGGCGGACGGCCTGTCGATCGCCGACCAGCAGATCATCGAGATCGCCAAGGCCATCTCGCTCGACGCGAAGGTCCTCGTCATGGACGAGCCCACCGCGGCACTGTCGGGCGTCGAGGTCGACCGGCTCTTCGCGGTCGCCAGGTCGCTGCGCGACGAGGGCAGGGCGCTGATGTTCATCTCGCACCGCTTCGACGAGGTCTTCGACCTGTGCGACACGATCACCGTGATGCGCGACGGCGCCTACATCTCGACCATGCCGACGGCCGACACCACGACCGGGCAGATCGTCAAGATGATGGTGGGCCGGGACGTCAACGAACTGTTCCCGAAGCTCGAGGCCACCATCGGTGAACCCGTGCTCAGCGTCAAGGGGCTGACCCGCCCCGGCGTCTTCAGCGACATCACCTTCGACGTCCGGGCGGGCGAGATCGTCGCCCTCGCGGGACTCGTCGGGGCGGGTCGCTCCGAGGTGGCCCGTGCCGTGTTCGGCATCGACGCGTACACGGAGGGGAGCGTCACCGTGGGCGGCGCCCTCGTCAAGCCAAACAACCCCGGGGCCGCGATGGCGCTCGGCGTCGCGCTGGTCCCCGAGGACCGCCGCAAGCAGGGCCTCGTCGTGGACGCCCCCGTGCGGACCAACCTCACCGACGCCATCCGGCAGCGCCTCGTTCGGTTCGGGCTCATCACGGGCGCCCGGGAGAACGTCGCCGCGAGGCAATGGGCGCGCAAGCTTGAGGTCAAGACGTCGGCGCTGGACGCCGTCGCGGGGACCCTCTCGGGAGGAAACCAGCAGAAGGTGGTCCTTGCCAAGTGGCTCGCGACCGACCCGAAGGTGCTCATCATCGACGAGCCGACCCGCGGCATCGACGTCGGCACCAAGTCCGAGGTGCACCGCATGATGTCCGAACTGGCCTGCGGCGGCATGGCGATCCTGATGATCTCCTCGGAGCTTCCCGAGGTGCTCGGCATGGCCGACCGCGTGCTCGTGATGCGTGAGGGGCGGCTCACGGCCGCCCTTGACCGCGCCGAGGCCGACCCGGAGTCCGTGATGCGGGCCGCGACCCAGGCCGAGGAGGCCGCATGA
- a CDS encoding ABC transporter permease translates to MTTTLEEPREATPSRGPRRGPAAALLRLLKSRETGVALVLILIVAITTLKNPAFLVSGDGFRDLLVTPSILLVVVLGQAVVIITRNVDLSVGSVLGLTAYFVGTLFVAFPTIPVPLMFLIGCAFGAALGFLNGALVAFGRVPAMVITLGTLYAFRGINVWWTGSNRINASDLPSGFLRLGTQQVLGIPVLTIIALVALAIVAWYMHNTRGGREFYAIGSDPAAAELYGLDKTKRVLAAFVFSGMMAGLAGVLFAARYGTINSQAGDGFELEAVGAAVIGGVAITGGTGTVIGAALGAFLLVTINRALPVLGIPDFWQRAVVGALILGAIVLDRVLAKREHRRLIEKRDR, encoded by the coding sequence ATGACGACCACGCTGGAGGAGCCACGCGAGGCCACCCCATCGAGAGGGCCGCGACGCGGTCCCGCGGCAGCGCTGCTGCGACTTCTGAAGTCCCGCGAGACCGGCGTCGCGCTCGTGCTGATCCTGATCGTGGCCATCACGACGCTGAAGAACCCCGCGTTCCTGGTCAGCGGTGACGGCTTCCGCGACCTGCTCGTGACCCCGTCGATCCTGCTCGTCGTCGTGCTCGGCCAGGCCGTTGTCATCATCACGCGCAACGTCGACCTGTCCGTCGGCTCGGTCCTGGGCCTCACCGCGTACTTCGTCGGGACGCTGTTCGTCGCGTTCCCCACCATCCCCGTCCCGCTGATGTTCCTGATCGGTTGCGCCTTCGGCGCAGCGCTCGGCTTCCTCAACGGCGCCCTCGTGGCGTTCGGGAGGGTGCCCGCCATGGTGATCACGCTCGGCACGCTCTACGCGTTCCGCGGCATCAACGTCTGGTGGACCGGATCCAACCGGATCAACGCCTCCGACCTGCCGAGCGGGTTCCTGAGGCTCGGCACCCAGCAGGTCCTCGGCATCCCCGTCCTGACGATCATCGCGCTCGTCGCGCTGGCGATCGTTGCCTGGTACATGCACAACACCCGCGGCGGGCGCGAGTTCTACGCCATCGGCTCCGACCCGGCGGCCGCCGAACTGTACGGCCTGGACAAGACCAAGCGGGTGCTCGCCGCCTTCGTCTTCTCCGGCATGATGGCGGGCCTCGCTGGCGTCCTGTTCGCCGCCCGCTACGGCACCATCAACTCGCAGGCGGGCGACGGCTTCGAACTCGAGGCGGTCGGCGCGGCCGTGATCGGCGGCGTCGCGATCACCGGAGGCACAGGCACCGTGATCGGCGCGGCCCTGGGCGCCTTCCTGCTCGTCACCATCAACCGGGCGCTCCCCGTGCTCGGCATCCCCGACTTCTGGCAGCGGGCCGTCGTCGGCGCCCTCATCCTCGGAGCGATCGTGCTCGACCGGGTGCTGGCCAAGCGCGAACACCGCCGCCTGATCGAGAAGCGAGACCGATGA
- a CDS encoding ABC transporter permease — translation MMSLERTYQDYGHPLWRRWLVNRESAIIVLLIAVLAYASIAVPKFATPATLTYLLLDVATILMIALAMTPIMITGDIDLSVGSMVGLSSVVFGVLFQAGWSIPVAIIAALAVGALGGALNGLLVTRIGLPALAVTIGTMALFRGIAVGLLGTTAVTKFPKEWTSLAKAKIPGTPIPMVMILFVVLLIAFALMLHFSSFGRGVYAIGRSKDAAAFYGVNVARTRLILFIISGVIAALGGIYYTLRYGSARGDNATGLELQVIAAVVLGGVSVFGGRGALHGVIAGVLLIGALSSALRLANVTADVINIITGVLLVVSVVASSLIDWVQARRTKRLNRTSSTPQPATVG, via the coding sequence ATGATGAGCCTGGAACGCACCTACCAGGACTACGGCCACCCGCTGTGGCGCCGCTGGCTGGTCAACCGCGAGTCGGCGATCATCGTGCTGCTGATCGCGGTGCTTGCCTACGCGTCGATCGCGGTGCCGAAGTTCGCTACCCCCGCGACGTTGACCTACCTGCTGCTCGACGTGGCCACCATCCTGATGATCGCGCTCGCCATGACGCCCATCATGATCACCGGCGACATCGACCTGTCGGTCGGCTCGATGGTCGGGCTGAGCTCCGTGGTGTTCGGCGTCCTCTTCCAGGCGGGCTGGTCGATCCCCGTCGCGATCATCGCCGCCCTCGCGGTCGGGGCGTTGGGCGGCGCGCTCAACGGCCTGCTCGTGACCAGGATCGGGCTGCCAGCGCTCGCCGTCACCATCGGCACCATGGCGCTGTTCCGCGGCATCGCCGTCGGCCTGCTCGGCACCACCGCCGTGACCAAGTTCCCGAAGGAATGGACGTCGCTGGCGAAGGCCAAGATCCCCGGCACCCCGATCCCCATGGTGATGATCCTGTTCGTGGTGCTGCTGATCGCCTTCGCGCTGATGCTGCACTTCAGCTCGTTCGGTCGCGGCGTCTACGCCATCGGACGCAGCAAGGACGCCGCCGCCTTCTACGGCGTCAACGTCGCCCGCACCCGGCTGATCCTGTTCATCATCAGCGGCGTCATCGCCGCCCTCGGCGGGATCTACTACACGCTGCGCTACGGCTCCGCCCGCGGCGACAACGCGACGGGCCTCGAACTCCAGGTCATCGCGGCCGTGGTGCTCGGCGGGGTCTCCGTCTTCGGCGGCAGGGGCGCCCTGCACGGCGTCATCGCGGGCGTCCTGCTGATCGGTGCGCTCTCCAGCGCGCTGCGGCTTGCCAACGTCACCGCAGACGTCATCAACATCATCACCGGCGTGCTGCTGGTGGTCTCCGTCGTCGCGAGCTCCCTCATCGACTGGGTGCAGGCGCGCCGAACCAAACGACTCAACAGAACCTCATCCACTCCCCAGCCGGCGACCGTCGGCTGA